From a region of the Streptomyces tirandamycinicus genome:
- a CDS encoding HEAT repeat domain-containing protein has protein sequence MFTGMDEVDWASMGHAYGPADDVPGLLRGLASPDPAERETALDGMYTAVHHQGDVYDSTLACIPFLLELAASPEVQDRGAIVELLTSIGGIDLDDDELDPEDEEFEDAANYAMAAAAVAAGADVFVGLLEDPDAGVRLAAPCALAMLHGDPARVLALLRERLEGEQDTEVRLALVEAVGRIALRHEALRAESVTWLTTLLAADRPPGLRLSALTQLARCAPGLLPDDVASTATALLRAADGTGAGPATGSATRPPGSGTRAAGSETRAAESGTRAGTGAEAAQGHGGGPGAPWADDLLRTLHSALGDRVDDRIALLTGQLSSADPAQRTDAVWMCHGLIRAWRGPYDEVVRLVGAQLDDPDPLLHGAAVSLLESLFGLALPAADALAERVGTAGADRPSDRRALIALARLGDPRAVPALARVLELPDLPRDVAFAVPYLGERAAPLVPVLRRRLAEVALDERLHDRAVPLLTGLAGVRAADALPEVLRVLRGTPARGGEWVTEAALRALTSFGAAALPAAPELRALLGGAPAYPSSSVVAAAARALWAATGDAAAVLPVLRELLAADGPDERRAAAAALGSVGRAAADTAPALRELLASPERWLRMDAAVALWRVTGAAGESLPVLRTAWEENRYGRVEIAECLAEMGPSAEPVMPLLRAELSRPRRHNVLDGGSGSHDIEQDERLLALCRSALRGRP, from the coding sequence GTGTTCACGGGGATGGACGAGGTCGACTGGGCCTCGATGGGACATGCGTACGGTCCGGCTGACGACGTACCGGGGCTGCTGAGGGGGCTCGCCTCCCCGGATCCGGCCGAGCGGGAGACCGCGCTCGACGGGATGTACACCGCGGTCCACCACCAGGGCGACGTGTACGACTCCACACTGGCCTGCATTCCCTTCCTCCTGGAACTCGCCGCCAGCCCCGAGGTCCAGGACCGGGGCGCCATCGTGGAGTTGCTGACCAGCATCGGCGGCATCGACCTCGACGACGACGAGCTCGACCCGGAGGACGAGGAGTTCGAGGACGCCGCGAACTACGCGATGGCCGCCGCCGCGGTGGCCGCGGGGGCCGACGTCTTCGTGGGGCTGCTGGAGGACCCGGACGCCGGTGTCCGGCTCGCCGCGCCGTGCGCCCTGGCGATGCTGCACGGCGACCCGGCCCGGGTGCTGGCCCTGCTCCGCGAACGGCTGGAGGGGGAACAGGACACGGAGGTACGGCTCGCACTCGTCGAGGCGGTGGGCCGGATCGCGCTGCGCCACGAGGCGCTGCGAGCCGAGTCGGTCACCTGGCTGACCACACTGCTCGCCGCGGACCGGCCGCCCGGGCTGCGGCTGTCCGCCCTGACCCAGCTGGCGCGCTGCGCCCCCGGCCTGCTGCCCGACGACGTGGCGTCCACGGCGACCGCTCTGCTGCGGGCCGCGGACGGGACCGGCGCCGGCCCCGCGACCGGGTCGGCGACGAGGCCCCCAGGGTCCGGGACGAGGGCCGCCGGGTCCGAAACGAGGGCCGCCGAGTCCGGGACGAGGGCCGGGACTGGGGCCGAGGCCGCACAGGGCCACGGCGGCGGACCGGGCGCGCCGTGGGCGGACGACCTGCTCCGGACGCTCCACTCCGCGCTGGGCGACCGCGTCGACGACCGGATCGCGCTGCTCACCGGCCAGCTGAGCAGCGCCGATCCGGCGCAGCGCACGGACGCCGTATGGATGTGCCACGGGCTGATCCGGGCCTGGCGCGGGCCGTACGACGAGGTGGTACGGCTCGTCGGGGCACAGCTCGACGACCCCGACCCGCTGCTGCACGGCGCTGCGGTCAGCCTCCTGGAGAGCCTCTTCGGGCTGGCGCTGCCCGCGGCCGACGCGCTCGCCGAGCGGGTGGGGACCGCCGGCGCGGACCGGCCGTCCGACCGCCGCGCGCTCATCGCGCTCGCCCGGCTCGGCGACCCGCGCGCCGTCCCGGCGCTCGCCCGGGTGCTGGAGCTGCCGGATCTGCCGCGCGACGTGGCGTTCGCCGTGCCGTACCTCGGCGAGCGGGCCGCGCCCCTGGTGCCGGTGCTCCGGCGGCGGCTCGCCGAGGTGGCCCTGGACGAGCGGCTCCACGACCGGGCGGTGCCACTGCTGACGGGGCTCGCCGGGGTGCGTGCGGCCGATGCGCTGCCCGAGGTGCTGAGGGTCCTGCGCGGGACGCCGGCGCGGGGCGGCGAGTGGGTGACCGAGGCGGCGCTGCGCGCCCTCACGTCGTTCGGGGCCGCCGCCCTGCCGGCGGCGCCGGAACTGCGCGCGCTGCTCGGCGGCGCGCCCGCGTATCCGTCCTCGTCGGTCGTCGCGGCCGCCGCGCGGGCGCTGTGGGCGGCGACGGGTGACGCCGCCGCGGTGCTGCCGGTGCTCCGCGAGCTGCTCGCCGCGGACGGTCCCGACGAGCGACGCGCGGCAGCGGCCGCGCTGGGCTCGGTGGGCCGAGCGGCGGCCGACACGGCCCCCGCTCTCCGCGAGCTGCTCGCCTCGCCGGAGCGCTGGCTCCGGATGGACGCGGCGGTGGCGCTGTGGCGGGTCACGGGTGCGGCCGGGGAGTCCCTGCCGGTGCTGCGGACCGCGTGGGAGGAGAACCGCTACGGACGGGTCGAGATCGCCGAGTGCCTCGCCGAGATGGGCCCCTCGGCGGAACCGGTGATGCCGCTGCTGCGTGCGGAGCTCTCGCGGCCGCGGCGGCACAACGTGCTGGACGGAGGTTCCGGGAGCCACGACATCGAGCAGGACGAGCGCCTGCTCGCCCTCTGCCGTTCGGCGCTCCGCGGCCGTCCGTGA
- a CDS encoding nuclear transport factor 2 family protein — MPQLPDTGYLPTADELASIEAWFAEYDAAAAHRDIERMADLAVFPLNLVSDDSAGSGASAQWDREQYVRTMTEVMGDGGGDVAFESVRTPVFLGPAMAVVFTDSTMTAGGTTQQLRYADVLIKRDGRWAFQTMLQSGWGDSLR; from the coding sequence GTGCCCCAGCTTCCCGACACCGGATACCTCCCGACCGCCGACGAACTCGCCTCGATCGAGGCGTGGTTCGCCGAGTACGACGCAGCCGCCGCACACCGCGACATCGAGCGGATGGCGGATCTGGCCGTCTTCCCGCTCAACCTGGTCAGCGACGACTCCGCGGGCAGTGGCGCCTCCGCCCAGTGGGACCGCGAGCAGTACGTCCGGACCATGACCGAGGTCATGGGGGACGGGGGCGGGGACGTCGCCTTCGAGTCGGTGCGCACCCCGGTCTTCCTCGGACCCGCGATGGCGGTCGTCTTCACCGACTCCACCATGACGGCGGGCGGCACCACCCAGCAGCTGCGGTACGCCGACGTCCTGATCAAACGGGACGGGCGATGGGCGTTCCAGACCATGCTGCAGAGCGGCTGGGGCGACAGCCTGCGCTGA
- a CDS encoding ATP-dependent DNA ligase — protein sequence MKPALAEPVATLPRGEGLAYEPKFDGHRILLFTIDGSAVLQARSGRIVTAAFPDLAEAALALPDGTVVDGEVVVWTGGRIDFAAVQRRAAATPARAGLLARRMPASYAAFDLLWERGEDLRPAPYERRRQRLTALLEPLGPPLQPVPMTTDPELAATWFETLVEAGIEGLVVKHLARPYRPGARDWRKLRHTDVHDAVVTGFTGPPARPAALVLVLPDDDTPVVSSPLPPALRSHAGRLLAGRTAENPRGAPRTATAIGIGEVPYRAVEPGLLAEVERGTTRHAVVTVHRLRDDLINQV from the coding sequence GTGAAGCCGGCGCTCGCCGAGCCGGTGGCCACACTGCCGCGCGGCGAGGGGCTGGCGTACGAGCCGAAGTTCGACGGCCACCGGATACTGCTGTTCACGATCGACGGCAGCGCCGTGCTCCAGGCCCGCTCGGGACGCATCGTCACCGCCGCCTTCCCCGACCTCGCGGAGGCCGCGCTCGCCCTGCCGGACGGCACGGTCGTGGACGGCGAGGTGGTCGTCTGGACCGGGGGCCGGATCGACTTCGCCGCCGTACAGCGCAGGGCGGCCGCCACCCCGGCACGGGCCGGGCTCCTCGCCCGCCGGATGCCCGCCTCCTACGCCGCCTTCGACCTGCTCTGGGAGCGGGGCGAGGACCTGCGCCCCGCTCCCTACGAGCGGCGGCGGCAGCGGCTGACCGCACTGCTCGAACCCCTCGGGCCGCCGCTCCAGCCGGTGCCGATGACCACGGACCCCGAACTCGCCGCGACCTGGTTCGAGACGCTCGTCGAGGCGGGGATCGAGGGGCTGGTGGTGAAGCACCTGGCCCGGCCGTACCGGCCCGGGGCGCGCGACTGGCGCAAGCTCCGCCACACGGATGTGCACGACGCCGTGGTGACCGGCTTCACCGGGCCGCCGGCCCGCCCGGCCGCACTGGTCCTGGTGCTTCCCGACGACGACACCCCGGTGGTGTCCAGCCCGCTGCCGCCGGCCCTGCGTTCACACGCGGGGCGACTGCTCGCGGGCCGTACGGCGGAGAATCCGCGGGGGGCGCCCCGGACGGCGACGGCGATCGGGATCGGCGAGGTGCCCTACCGCGCGGTGGAGCCCGGGCTGCTGGCCGAGGTCGAGCGCGGTACCACCCGGCACGCCGTCGTCACGGTCCACCGGCTCCGGGACGACCTCATTAATCAAGTTTGA
- the ligD gene encoding non-homologous end-joining DNA ligase: protein MTPITEVEGRRLALSNLEKVLHPATGTTKGEVLHYYATIADAILTHLRDRPLSFLRYPDGPEGQLFFTKNPPPGTPDWVEVADVPRSSRETGEQVVVQDLPSLMWAANLVVEFHTPQWRTDRPALADRMVLDLDPGAPATVVECCRVALWLRERLAADGLDAYAKTSGSKGLHLLVPLDPAPSAEVSAYAKSLAVEAEAELGGLVVHRMARALRPGKVFVDHSQNAAAKTTATPYTLRARTEPTVSAPVTWDEVEGCGSPEDLVLRLGDIPGRLDRHGDLLAPLADPAAAGVLP from the coding sequence ATGACGCCCATCACCGAGGTGGAGGGGCGGCGTCTGGCCCTCAGCAATCTGGAGAAGGTCCTCCATCCGGCCACCGGGACCACCAAGGGCGAGGTGCTGCACTACTACGCCACCATCGCGGACGCGATCCTCACGCATCTGCGGGACCGGCCGCTGTCCTTCCTGCGCTACCCCGACGGCCCCGAGGGGCAGCTGTTCTTCACCAAGAACCCGCCCCCCGGCACACCCGACTGGGTGGAGGTCGCCGACGTGCCGCGCTCCTCCCGGGAGACCGGTGAGCAGGTCGTCGTCCAGGACCTGCCCTCGCTGATGTGGGCGGCGAACCTGGTCGTGGAGTTCCACACCCCGCAGTGGCGGACGGACCGGCCCGCCCTGGCCGACCGGATGGTCCTCGACCTCGACCCCGGTGCCCCCGCCACCGTCGTGGAGTGCTGCCGGGTGGCGCTGTGGCTGCGGGAACGGCTGGCCGCCGACGGCCTGGACGCGTACGCGAAGACCTCCGGGTCGAAGGGGCTGCACCTGCTGGTGCCGCTGGACCCGGCACCCTCGGCGGAGGTCTCGGCGTACGCCAAGAGCCTGGCCGTGGAGGCCGAGGCGGAGCTCGGGGGGCTGGTGGTGCACCGGATGGCCCGCGCCCTGCGCCCGGGGAAGGTCTTCGTCGACCACAGCCAGAACGCCGCGGCCAAGACCACAGCCACGCCGTACACCCTGCGCGCCCGCACCGAGCCGACCGTGTCCGCACCCGTCACCTGGGACGAGGTCGAGGGGTGCGGGTCACCCGAGGACCTGGTCCTCCGTCTGGGCGACATCCCGGGCAGGCTCGACCGGCACGGGGATCTGCTCGCGCCCCTGGCCGACCCGGCGGCGGCGGGTGTGCTGCCGTGA
- a CDS encoding Ku protein gives MRSIWNGAISFGLVSIPIKLVNATESRSVSFRQIHTEDGGRIRYRKVCELDDQEVPQAEIGKAYEDADGTMIPITDEDLASLPLPTTKTIDIVAFVPASEIDPLQIDGAYYLAANGVPAAKPYTLLREALKRSKKVGLAKFALRGRERLGMLRVVDDVIAMHGLLWPDEVRRPEGVAPDADVTIRDAELDLADALMDTLGDVDVESLHDDYRQAVEELIAAKAEGVELEPQPAPAGGGKVIDLMAALESSVRAAKEARGDEAAEVSAPVTELKPRGKAATRKTASKEAAGTAAEPAPGKRAARKTTAGKATADRATAKKATAKKATAKRTTAKKASATSATSSKRAASKPASGKAAAKKTAARKRAS, from the coding sequence GTGCGATCCATCTGGAACGGCGCGATCTCCTTCGGGCTGGTCAGCATTCCGATCAAGCTCGTGAACGCCACGGAGAGCCGCTCGGTCTCCTTCCGCCAGATCCACACCGAGGACGGCGGGCGCATCCGGTACCGCAAGGTCTGCGAGCTGGACGACCAGGAGGTGCCTCAGGCGGAGATCGGGAAGGCGTACGAGGACGCGGACGGGACGATGATCCCGATCACCGACGAGGACCTCGCCTCGCTGCCGCTGCCGACCACGAAGACCATCGACATCGTCGCCTTCGTCCCGGCCTCGGAGATCGACCCGCTCCAGATCGACGGCGCGTACTACCTCGCGGCGAACGGCGTGCCCGCGGCCAAGCCGTACACACTGCTGCGGGAGGCACTCAAACGGAGCAAGAAGGTCGGACTCGCCAAGTTCGCCCTGCGGGGGCGTGAACGGCTCGGCATGCTCCGCGTCGTCGACGACGTCATCGCGATGCACGGACTGCTCTGGCCGGACGAGGTCCGCCGGCCGGAGGGGGTCGCGCCGGACGCGGACGTCACGATTCGCGACGCGGAACTCGATCTGGCCGACGCGCTGATGGACACGCTCGGCGACGTCGACGTCGAATCGCTGCACGACGACTACCGGCAGGCGGTGGAGGAGCTGATCGCCGCGAAGGCGGAGGGCGTCGAGCTGGAGCCCCAGCCCGCGCCGGCGGGCGGCGGCAAGGTCATCGACCTGATGGCCGCTCTGGAGAGCAGCGTGCGGGCGGCGAAGGAGGCCCGCGGCGACGAGGCGGCGGAGGTCTCGGCGCCGGTGACGGAGCTGAAGCCCCGCGGGAAGGCGGCGACGCGGAAGACCGCCTCGAAGGAGGCGGCAGGGACGGCCGCGGAGCCGGCGCCCGGGAAGAGGGCCGCCCGGAAGACGACCGCGGGGAAGGCGACCGCCGACCGGGCGACGGCCAAGAAGGCGACGGCCAAGAAGGCGACCGCCAAGAGAACCACAGCCAAGAAGGCGTCGGCCACGTCGGCCACGTCCTCGAAGCGGGCCGCCTCGAAGCCCGCGTCCGGGAAGGCGGCCGCGAAGAAGACCGCTGCCCGCAAGCGCGCGTCCTGA
- a CDS encoding ABC transporter substrate-binding protein → MKTGFKRATVPLALLILTTLTAAGCGGDGGAGSGKVTVWMYPVIMDPKANAAYWDGIEKGFEAKEKGVDLSIEQLPWENRDQKLATAFGSGKGPDVVLLGPDQIPQYQATGALRPVDRAIEEARSAFRPNALEAMSQDGKVYAAPIYHTVTSTLYNRKLLEKAGITEPPATWDAVRAAAPKLKQAGASTLDYSASNEASLNMSFYPLLWQAGGRVFADGGKKAAFNSPEGVEALTFLVDLYKSGAVPRSAMNNANLFTDQALGRQQVAMGFTNTPADAVLAEKAWGKDNVIVGPALTGPGKQVCFGMPGGLGINAKSGNVAGAEKFIAYMVQPAQIESMGRAGGFFSPRTDVTVPNDSAYAKQYEQALDHTYPGEPNPAARQLMALLSPEIQAALTGKKSPKAALDAAAAEADELLARQR, encoded by the coding sequence ATGAAGACAGGGTTCAAGCGCGCCACCGTTCCTCTCGCACTGCTCATCCTCACCACGCTCACGGCCGCCGGCTGCGGCGGCGACGGCGGCGCCGGGTCCGGCAAGGTCACCGTGTGGATGTACCCGGTGATCATGGATCCCAAGGCCAACGCCGCCTACTGGGACGGGATCGAGAAGGGGTTCGAGGCGAAGGAGAAGGGCGTCGACCTCAGCATCGAACAGCTGCCCTGGGAGAACCGGGACCAGAAGCTCGCCACCGCCTTCGGCAGCGGCAAGGGCCCGGACGTGGTCCTGCTGGGGCCCGACCAGATCCCGCAGTACCAGGCCACCGGGGCGCTCCGCCCGGTCGACCGGGCCATCGAGGAGGCCCGGAGCGCCTTCCGCCCGAACGCCCTGGAGGCCATGAGCCAGGACGGCAAGGTGTACGCCGCCCCGATCTACCACACCGTCACCAGCACCCTCTACAACAGGAAGCTGCTGGAGAAGGCGGGAATCACCGAGCCGCCCGCGACCTGGGACGCCGTCAGGGCCGCCGCCCCCAAGCTGAAGCAGGCCGGGGCGTCCACGCTCGACTACTCCGCGAGCAACGAGGCCTCGCTCAACATGAGCTTCTACCCGCTGCTCTGGCAGGCGGGCGGCAGGGTCTTCGCCGACGGCGGCAAGAAGGCGGCGTTCAACAGCCCCGAGGGCGTCGAGGCGCTCACCTTCCTCGTCGACCTCTACAAGAGCGGCGCCGTGCCGAGGTCCGCCATGAACAACGCCAACCTCTTCACCGACCAGGCACTCGGCAGGCAGCAGGTCGCCATGGGCTTCACCAACACCCCGGCCGACGCCGTGCTGGCCGAGAAGGCCTGGGGCAAGGACAACGTGATCGTCGGCCCCGCCCTCACCGGCCCCGGCAAGCAGGTCTGCTTCGGCATGCCCGGCGGGCTCGGCATCAATGCCAAGTCCGGGAACGTCGCGGGCGCCGAGAAGTTCATCGCCTACATGGTCCAGCCCGCTCAGATCGAGTCCATGGGCAGGGCGGGCGGCTTCTTCTCCCCGCGGACCGATGTGACCGTGCCGAACGACAGCGCGTACGCGAAGCAGTACGAGCAGGCCCTGGACCACACCTATCCGGGTGAGCCGAATCCGGCGGCCCGCCAGCTGATGGCGCTGCTCAGCCCGGAGATCCAGGCCGCGCTGACCGGGAAGAAGAGCCCCAAGGCGGCGCTGGACGCGGCCGCCGCCGAGGCCGACGAACTGCTGGCGCGTCAGCGTTGA
- a CDS encoding carbohydrate ABC transporter permease, protein MRKAATDEIAPDEGDGPRREGDGAPGASGGPPAGAQGDPRPSGPSGRGAGPAAKTARARSGIARRREALTGLAFVAPMLLLFIVFRFGPTLGAAFLSVTDYRLSGEWTFIGAGNYTRLLGDDLFWESLGVTVVYTALYVPMTVALALGTAVLLHRTLWMRGFFRGLFFLPYVTSIVLAAVIWKWIYEVQDGLLNASLGLLGAGPVDFLGSDSLVLPSIAAASAWKGFGYSMLILLAGLQSIPREVTEAATIDGASGWQRFRWVTLPLLRPVLFFVLVIEAILGFQVFDAMYVMTAGGPVRASYSLVYFLYDSGFKFFDFGYASAVGLVLFLIVLVFSLVQRRLIGRDAD, encoded by the coding sequence TTGAGGAAGGCCGCCACCGACGAGATCGCCCCGGACGAGGGCGACGGGCCGCGGCGCGAGGGCGACGGGGCTCCGGGGGCGAGCGGTGGCCCGCCCGCGGGCGCCCAAGGCGACCCGCGCCCCTCCGGCCCCTCCGGCCGCGGCGCCGGGCCCGCCGCCAAAACCGCCCGGGCACGGAGCGGGATCGCGCGGCGGCGCGAGGCGCTCACCGGCCTCGCGTTCGTCGCGCCGATGCTGCTGCTGTTCATCGTGTTCCGCTTCGGGCCGACACTCGGGGCGGCGTTCCTCTCCGTCACCGACTACCGGCTCAGCGGGGAATGGACGTTCATCGGCGCGGGCAACTACACCCGGCTCCTCGGCGACGACCTGTTCTGGGAGAGTCTCGGCGTCACCGTCGTCTACACGGCCCTGTACGTGCCGATGACCGTCGCCCTCGCCCTCGGCACCGCCGTCCTGCTCCACCGCACGCTCTGGATGCGCGGCTTCTTCCGCGGCCTGTTCTTCCTCCCGTACGTCACCAGCATCGTGCTGGCCGCTGTCATCTGGAAGTGGATCTACGAGGTCCAGGACGGGCTGCTCAACGCCTCCCTCGGCCTCCTCGGCGCGGGTCCGGTCGACTTCCTCGGCAGCGACTCCCTCGTCCTGCCGTCCATCGCCGCCGCCTCCGCGTGGAAGGGCTTCGGCTACTCCATGCTCATCCTGCTGGCCGGACTGCAGTCCATCCCGCGCGAGGTCACCGAGGCCGCCACCATCGACGGCGCGAGCGGCTGGCAGCGCTTCCGCTGGGTGACGCTGCCGCTGCTGCGGCCGGTGCTGTTCTTCGTCCTCGTGATCGAGGCGATCCTCGGCTTCCAGGTCTTCGACGCGATGTACGTCATGACGGCCGGCGGCCCGGTCCGCGCCAGCTACTCGCTGGTGTACTTCCTCTACGACTCCGGCTTCAAGTTCTTCGACTTCGGCTACGCCAGTGCCGTCGGCCTGGTCCTGTTCCTGATCGTCCTCGTGTTCTCGCTCGTCCAGCGGAGACTCATCGGAAGGGACGCGGACTGA
- a CDS encoding carbohydrate ABC transporter permease, translated as MATSSTSAERAAAPGPAPVSPHPAGAARPPRRAAARLGLPVLLVLVAVVTVTPFAVMVLVAFAPAGGQTLPGALDVSRATLENFADVLQSADITRWAVNSLVYSLVSVLLILLFASMAGYAFAKKRFPGREILFWSFLATLMVPFQATLIPYYILVSELGGVDTYWGLIVPTLANSQAVFLMRQFIVQLPDELFEAAKIDGASEWRIYTTVVVPLIRPVLATLGVFVFLWHWNDFLWPLVIGQSEEMRTLTVGLATLEGENVAINQVMAGATITVIPCLLVFGLLQRYLTDSIATSGLKS; from the coding sequence ATGGCGACCTCGTCCACATCCGCCGAGCGGGCCGCGGCCCCCGGGCCCGCGCCCGTCTCCCCGCACCCGGCCGGGGCCGCGCGGCCCCCGCGGCGGGCGGCGGCCCGGCTGGGCCTGCCCGTGCTGCTGGTGCTGGTCGCCGTCGTGACCGTCACACCGTTCGCCGTCATGGTGCTGGTGGCGTTCGCACCCGCCGGCGGCCAGACCCTGCCGGGCGCCCTCGACGTCAGCCGCGCCACCCTGGAGAACTTCGCCGACGTCCTGCAGAGCGCCGACATCACCCGCTGGGCCGTCAACTCGCTCGTCTACTCGCTGGTGTCGGTGCTGCTCATCCTGCTGTTCGCGTCCATGGCCGGCTACGCGTTCGCCAAGAAGCGCTTCCCCGGCCGGGAGATCCTCTTCTGGTCGTTCCTGGCGACGCTGATGGTGCCGTTCCAGGCCACCCTCATCCCGTACTACATCCTCGTCTCGGAACTGGGCGGCGTGGACACGTACTGGGGCCTGATCGTGCCGACGCTCGCGAACTCGCAGGCCGTGTTCCTGATGCGCCAGTTCATCGTGCAGCTGCCCGACGAGCTGTTCGAGGCGGCGAAGATCGACGGTGCCTCCGAATGGCGGATCTACACGACGGTCGTGGTGCCGCTGATCCGGCCGGTGCTCGCCACGCTGGGCGTGTTCGTCTTCCTGTGGCACTGGAACGACTTCCTCTGGCCGCTGGTCATCGGCCAGTCGGAGGAGATGCGCACCCTCACCGTCGGACTCGCCACCCTGGAGGGCGAGAACGTGGCGATCAACCAGGTGATGGCCGGAGCGACCATCACCGTCATCCCCTGTCTGCTCGTCTTCGGACTGCTCCAGCGCTACCTCACCGACTCGATCGCCACCTCCGGGCTCAAGTCGTGA
- a CDS encoding LLM class flavin-dependent oxidoreductase codes for MRLGLYVNLYADKADRPRLADAVEQVRLAEQAGFSWVVLGERHLHRPGYHEAITSLAYLAAHTERIGLATAGLIAPVHQPVWLAEALAHIDVLSGGRLTAGFVLGYRPEEFTLFGTRPEERVPRFEECLELLTRLWTEDEVTFEGRWTRVDGAYLSPRPVQDPRPRIWNGGRVPAALERTARMCDGWTTSFNETDEELPEKIRAYRSFPQGPGSLGAEVIVCREGYAAATTQRAREALERPLRGLYDAYGDWKRTSADAARYAQQWDDIAARSVIGSPDECRERIGRYAEMGADGLVLRVQPPGMPQADALRAIEAFGELGG; via the coding sequence ATGCGCCTCGGCCTCTACGTCAACCTCTACGCGGACAAGGCCGACCGGCCCCGGCTCGCCGACGCGGTGGAGCAGGTCCGGCTCGCCGAACAGGCCGGCTTCTCCTGGGTGGTGCTGGGCGAGCGCCATCTGCACCGGCCGGGTTACCACGAGGCGATCACCTCCCTGGCCTATCTCGCCGCGCACACCGAGCGGATCGGGCTGGCGACGGCGGGGCTCATCGCACCGGTCCACCAGCCGGTGTGGCTCGCCGAGGCGCTCGCGCACATCGACGTCCTGTCGGGAGGCCGGCTCACCGCCGGGTTCGTCCTGGGCTACCGGCCCGAGGAGTTCACGCTGTTCGGCACCAGGCCCGAGGAGCGCGTACCGCGGTTCGAGGAGTGCCTGGAGCTGCTCACCCGGCTGTGGACCGAGGACGAGGTGACGTTCGAGGGCCGCTGGACCCGGGTCGACGGGGCGTACCTGTCGCCGCGGCCCGTGCAGGACCCGCGGCCCAGGATCTGGAACGGCGGCCGGGTGCCCGCCGCGCTGGAGCGCACCGCCCGGATGTGCGACGGCTGGACCACGTCCTTCAACGAGACGGACGAGGAACTGCCGGAGAAGATCCGCGCCTACCGGTCGTTCCCGCAGGGACCGGGCTCGCTGGGTGCCGAGGTCATCGTCTGCCGCGAGGGGTACGCGGCCGCCACCACCCAGCGGGCGCGGGAGGCGCTGGAGCGGCCGCTGCGGGGGCTGTACGACGCGTACGGCGACTGGAAGCGCACCTCGGCGGACGCGGCGCGCTACGCGCAGCAGTGGGACGACATCGCGGCCCGTTCGGTGATCGGGTCACCGGACGAGTGCCGGGAACGGATCGGCCGGTACGCGGAGATGGGCGCGGACGGGCTGGTGCTGCGGGTGCAGCCGCCGGGGATGCCGCAGGCGGACGCGCTGCGGGCCATCGAGGCGTTCGGAGAGCTCGGCGGCTGA
- a CDS encoding dihydrodipicolinate synthase family protein, producing MSATDLLVRRLRGTVLPAVATPMDERGVVDFAALRGYAGYVAGLPVGGVAVWAHTGRGLYLSEEDRGRVLAVWRSAVDGPVVAGVGVPRSVRAERPRDVVDATVAMAVRAAEGGADAVMVYPSALLAGDDDAAVALHEAAAAASGLPVLGFLLHGEAGGYPYPPRLVARLLGLPSAAGLKLATLDRAMACQDAIRAARPTGKLVVTGEDRMFGPSLMWGADAALVGIAAARVPLTTAVLDAWRAGDHGAFVRASARLDAFAGATFLDPIEGYVQRMLWAAVWEGVLPEEAAHDPYGPDLPDAERRAVVECLERLAKEPDTPR from the coding sequence ATGTCGGCGACGGATCTGCTGGTGCGCCGGCTCCGCGGCACCGTGCTGCCCGCGGTGGCAACGCCCATGGACGAGCGCGGAGTCGTCGACTTCGCGGCGCTGCGCGGCTACGCCGGGTACGTCGCCGGCCTGCCGGTCGGCGGCGTCGCCGTCTGGGCGCACACGGGCCGCGGGCTGTACCTCTCCGAGGAGGACCGCGGCCGGGTGCTCGCGGTGTGGCGGTCCGCGGTGGACGGGCCGGTGGTGGCGGGCGTCGGCGTGCCGCGGTCCGTACGGGCCGAGCGGCCGCGGGACGTGGTGGACGCCACGGTCGCGATGGCGGTACGGGCGGCCGAGGGCGGAGCGGACGCCGTCATGGTCTATCCGTCGGCCCTGCTGGCCGGTGACGACGACGCGGCCGTCGCCCTGCACGAGGCGGCGGCCGCCGCGAGCGGGCTTCCCGTGCTCGGCTTCCTTCTGCACGGCGAGGCGGGCGGGTACCCCTATCCGCCCCGGCTGGTCGCCAGACTGCTCGGTCTGCCGTCCGCGGCCGGGCTCAAACTCGCCACCCTGGACCGGGCGATGGCCTGCCAGGACGCGATCCGGGCGGCGCGGCCCACCGGGAAGCTCGTCGTCACCGGTGAGGACCGGATGTTCGGCCCCTCGCTGATGTGGGGCGCCGACGCGGCGCTCGTCGGCATCGCGGCGGCCCGCGTACCGCTGACCACCGCGGTGCTGGACGCCTGGCGCGCCGGTGACCACGGGGCGTTCGTCCGGGCCTCGGCGCGGCTCGACGCATTCGCCGGGGCCACGTTCCTCGATCCCATCGAGGGCTATGTCCAGCGGATGCTGTGGGCGGCGGTCTGGGAGGGCGTCCTGCCCGAGGAGGCGGCCCACGACCCGTACGGCCCGGACCTGCCGGACGCCGAGCGGCGGGCGGTGGTCGAGTGCCTGGAGCGGCTCGCGAAGGAGCCTGACACGCCCCGCTGA